One Halobaculum sp. CBA1158 DNA segment encodes these proteins:
- a CDS encoding J domain-containing protein, with amino-acid sequence MTDGDLAWPAEYPRTDPAEREPYPGDLSPTRKESFESIVDELERWGATEGSVDIDTASQHYADRPNIPHQHDKPDEVGVVARFRREDGAADDEHVLACDRWESQRENARAIALYARRMRLADKCGVTTAQSTMDTARLPPGDESADVIVAGAAEPTVDDPHAVLGVSPDASEAVVEAAARQRLKETHPDQGGDRREHQRVQEAREQLSG; translated from the coding sequence ATGACTGACGGCGATCTCGCGTGGCCGGCGGAGTACCCCCGCACGGACCCGGCCGAGCGCGAGCCGTACCCGGGCGATCTCTCGCCCACGCGCAAGGAGTCGTTCGAGAGCATCGTCGACGAACTGGAGCGGTGGGGCGCGACCGAGGGCTCGGTCGACATCGACACGGCGAGCCAGCACTACGCGGACAGACCCAACATCCCGCACCAACACGACAAGCCAGACGAGGTGGGCGTCGTCGCGCGCTTCCGCCGCGAGGACGGTGCGGCCGACGACGAGCACGTCCTCGCGTGCGACCGGTGGGAGAGCCAGCGCGAGAACGCCCGCGCGATCGCGCTGTACGCCCGCCGGATGCGCCTCGCCGACAAGTGTGGGGTCACGACCGCCCAGTCGACGATGGACACCGCCCGCCTCCCGCCGGGCGACGAGTCCGCGGACGTGATCGTCGCCGGCGCGGCCGAGCCGACCGTCGACGATCCCCACGCGGTGCTGGGCGTCTCGCCGGACGCCTCCGAGGCGGTCGTCGAGGCCGCCGCGCGCCAGCGCCTCAAGGAGACCCATCCCGACCAGGGAGGTGACCGGCGCGAACACCAGCGCGTCCAGGAGGCGCGCGAGCAACTGTCCGGCTGA
- a CDS encoding MarR family transcriptional regulator, translating to MGVSTANVLTPEDLNQTDGAVIDVLHDGRVTPQYVADEIEVSRTYASERLKRLVEHGHVAKVAPGLYELVDDPRGDSTATTDEPDREALREQYRRLVDALERVDRDAVDDAVEHMGEILEVDDVE from the coding sequence ATGGGAGTATCAACAGCAAACGTGCTCACACCGGAGGATCTGAACCAGACTGATGGAGCCGTGATCGACGTGTTGCACGACGGCCGTGTGACTCCGCAGTACGTCGCCGACGAGATCGAAGTCTCGCGGACGTATGCCAGCGAGCGTCTCAAGCGGCTCGTCGAACACGGTCACGTCGCGAAGGTCGCTCCGGGCCTCTACGAGCTCGTCGACGATCCGCGCGGCGACAGCACCGCCACCACCGACGAGCCGGATCGCGAGGCGCTGCGCGAGCAGTACCGCCGGCTCGTGGACGCGCTCGAACGCGTCGATCGCGACGCCGTCGACGACGCCGTCGAACACATGGGCGAGATCCTGGAGGTGGACGATGTCGAGTGA
- a CDS encoding helix-turn-helix domain-containing protein: protein MSADAHDADPDWNTIGSVMASDHRVAVLDRLTNGPATPTTIAEDTGLSVSHVSRALGQLRDADLVELLVPEERRKGRIYGTTDDGVAAAHHIDDLDGEGGA, encoded by the coding sequence ATGAGCGCGGACGCACATGACGCCGACCCGGACTGGAATACGATCGGGTCGGTGATGGCGTCGGATCACCGCGTGGCCGTCCTCGACCGGCTCACCAACGGCCCGGCGACACCCACGACGATCGCGGAGGACACGGGCCTGTCTGTCTCGCACGTCTCGCGAGCGCTCGGCCAGCTGCGCGACGCCGACCTCGTCGAACTCCTCGTGCCCGAGGAGCGCCGGAAGGGGCGCATCTACGGCACGACGGACGACGGCGTCGCCGCCGCCCACCACATCGACGATCTCGACGGCGAGGGGGGAGCATGA
- a CDS encoding PhiH1 repressor: MSTATAPLDNMRQAADWMVPSDDRILELVRQHGNLTPKAIEDFGGPVRQHASTRCSTLAEYGLLIRVHRGLYGITDEGRAYLDEELDANTLAPDDAE; the protein is encoded by the coding sequence ATGAGTACAGCGACTGCACCTCTCGACAACATGCGACAGGCCGCCGACTGGATGGTCCCGTCCGATGACCGGATCTTGGAGCTGGTCCGGCAGCACGGGAACCTCACGCCGAAGGCGATCGAAGACTTCGGCGGCCCTGTTCGACAGCACGCCAGCACTCGGTGTTCGACGCTGGCAGAGTACGGCCTCCTGATACGCGTCCACCGCGGCCTCTATGGAATCACCGACGAGGGGCGCGCCTACCTCGACGAGGAGCTGGACGCCAACACTCTCGCCCCCGACGACGCCGAGTGA